From one Lotus japonicus ecotype B-129 chromosome 3, LjGifu_v1.2 genomic stretch:
- the LOC130748520 gene encoding pentatricopeptide repeat-containing protein At3g49170, chloroplastic, whose product MPNLNLSLPSSLNTPQTHHHLLHNPSLSSSNAHNFNHSFTFPQLHKAINELTTTPHNPTSSLLLLKACIRSSNFTLGKLLHRKLTESQLNLDSLLLNSLISLYSKCGDITTARSIFQTMGSKRDLVSWCSMMSCFANNSMEHEALVTFLDMLEHGFYPNEYCFTAALRACSNSLYFSVGRVVFGSVLKTGYFDSHVSVGCELIDMFVKGCGDIESAHRVFEKMQERNVVTWNLMMTRFAQMGYPEDSIDLFFRMLLSGYTPDRFTLTSALTACAELELLSVGKQLHSWVIRSGLALDLCVGCSLVDMYAKCAVDGSLVDSRRVFNSMPEHNVVSWTALIAGYVRGSGQEQEAMRLFCDMLQGNVAPNGFTFSSVLKACANLPDFGFGEQLHSQTIKLGLSAVNCVANSLINMYARSGRLECARKCFDLLFEKSLVSCETIVDVIVRDLNSDETLNHETEHTTGIGACSFTYACLLSGAACIGTIGKGEQIHALVVKSGFETNLSINNALISMYSKCGNKEAALQVFNDMGDRNVITWTSIISGFAKHGYATKALELFYEMLETGVKPNDVTYIAVLSACSHVGLIDEGWKHFNSMRHCHGVVPRMEHYACMVDVLGRSGLLSEAIEFINSMPLDADAMVWRSLLGSCRVHGNTELGEHAAKMILEREPHDPATYILLSNLYATEERWDDVAAIRKTMKQKKIIKEAGYSWIEVENQVHKFHVGDTSHPQAQKIYDELDELASKIKKLGYVPNTDFVLHDVEDEQKEQYLFQHSEKIAVAFALISIPNPKPIRIFKNLRVCGDCHTAIKYISKVTGRVIVVRDANRFHHIKDGTCSCNDYW is encoded by the coding sequence ATGCCAAACCTGAACCTATCTCTTCCATCTTCTCTCAACACACCACAAacccatcatcatcttcttcacaaCCCTTCCTTATCATCATCAAATGCTCACAACTTCAACCACAGTTTCACCTTCCCACAGCTCCACAAAGCCATCAATGAACTCACCACCACCCCTCACAACCCCACCTCCTCCCTTCTCCTCCTCAAAGCCTGCATCAGGTCCAGCAACTTCACCCTCGGAAAACTCCTCCACCGCAAGCTCACCGAGTCACAACTCAACCTCGACTCGCTCCTTCTCAACTCACTCATCAGCCTCTACTCAAAATGCGGCGACATCACCACCGCGCGCTCCATTTTCCAAACCATGGGCAGCAAGCGAGACCTGGTTTCTTGGTGTTCCATGATGTCCTGTTTCGCCAACAACAGCATGGAACATGAAGCTCTTGTCACGTTTCTCGACATGCTCGAACATGGGTTTTACCCGAATGAGTATTGCTTTACGGCGGCGTTGAGAGCTTGTTCGAATTCCCTGTATTTTTCTGTGGGGCGTGTTGTATTTGGGTCTGTGTTGAAGACTGGGTATTTTGATTCTCATGTTTCTGTTGGGTGTGAATTGATTGATATGTTTGTGAAGGGTTGCGGCGACATTGAATCTGCACATAGAGTGTTTGAGAAAATGCAGGAGAGAAATGTGGTTACTTGGAACTTGATGATGACTAGGTTTGCACAAATGGGTTACCCTGAGGATTCAATTGATTTGTTCTTCAGGATGTTGCTAAGTGGGTATACACCTGATAGGTTTACTCTAACTAGTGCGTTGACTGCTTGTGCTGAGTTGGAATTGTTATCAGTTGGGAAGCAATTGCATTCTTGGGTTATCAGGTCTGGGTTGGCTTTGGATTTGTGTGTGGGTTGTAGTTTGGTGGACATGTATGCAAAATGTGCAGTGGACGGATCATTAGTAGATTCTAGGAGGGTTTTTAATAGCATGCCAGAGCATAATGTCGTGTCTTGGACTGCACTCATCGCCGGATACGTGCGAGGTAGTGGACAAGAACAGGAAGCTATGAGATTGTTCTGTGACATGCTTCAGGGTAATGTTGCACCGAATGGTTTCACATTCTCCAGCGTCCTCAAGGCTTGTGCGAATCTCCCGGATTTCGGCTTTGGCGAACAACTTCACAGCCAAACTATCAAACTAGGCCTTTCTGCTGTTAATTGTGTAGCGAATTCTCTTATTAACATGTATGCAAGATCTGGAAGATTGGAATGTGCTCGCAAATGTTTTGATCTATTGTTTGAGAAGAGTTTGGTTTCGTGTGAAACGATTGTTGATGTGATTGTGAGAGATTTGAATTCTGATGAAACCCTGAACCATGAAACTGAACACACCACTGGTATTGGAGCTTGTTCGTTTACTTATGCATGCCTCTTAAGTGGTGCTGCTTGTATCGGCACAATTGGTAAGGGTGAACAGATCCATGCCCTAGTAGTGAAGTCTGGGTTTGAGACCAACCTATCCATTAATAATGCCCTGATCTCTATGTATTCCAAGTGTGGAAACAAGGAAGCTGCTTTACAGGTCTTCAATGACATGGGGGATCGCAATGTAATAACTTGGACCTCTATTATAAGTGGTTTTGCAAAACATGGATATGCTACAAAAGCATTAGAGTTATTCTATGAAATGCTTGAAACAGGTGTAAAGCCTAATGATGTCACATATATTGCAGTTTTGTCAGCCTGTAGTCATGTTGGTTTGATCGATGAGGGATGGAAGCACTTCAATTCCATGCGTCATTGCCATGGCGTTGTTCCAAGGATGGAGCATTATGCATGTATGGTTGATGTACTTGGTCGGTCTGGATTGCTTTCAGAAGCCATTGAATTTATTAACTCAATGCCTCTCGACGCTGATGCAATGGTGTGGCGGTCATTACTCGGTTCTTGTCGAGTTCATGGTAACACCGAGCTAGGGGAGCATGCTGCAAAAATGATTCTTGAGCGGGAACCTCATGATCCAGCTACCTATATATTATTGTCAAACTTATATGCAACAGAAGAACGGTGGGATGATGTGGCAGCCATTAGAAAAACCATGAAACAGAAAAAGATAATAAAAGAAGCTGGTTATAGCTGGATTGAAGTTGAAAACCAGGTGCACAAATTCCATGTAGGGGATACATCACACCCTCAAGCTCAAAAAATATATGACGAACTCGATGAATTGGCttcaaaaataaagaaattggGTTATGTCCCAAATACAGATTTTGTTCTTCATGATGTGGAGGATGAACAGAAGGAACAATATCTATTTCAACACAGTGAGAAAATTGCAGTGGCATTTGCTCTTATTAGTATCCCCAACCCAAAACCGATAAGGATATTTAAGAATCTTCGGGTTTGTGGGGACTGCCATACAGCAATAAAGTATATATCGAAGGTCACCGGAAGAGTGATTGTGGTGAGAGATGCAAATCGGTTTCATCATATCAAGGATGGGACATGCTCTTGCAATGATTATTGGTAA
- the LOC130749840 gene encoding ethylene receptor, translating into MESCNCIDPQWPADELLMRYQYISDFFIALAYFSIPLELIYFVKKSAVFPYRWVLVQFGAFIVLCGATHLINLWTFTIHSRTVAVVMTIAKILTAVVSCATALMLVHIIPDLLSAKTREMFLKNKAAELDREVGLIRTQEETGRHVRMLTHEIRSTLDRHTILKTTLVELGRTLGLEECALWMPTRTGLELQLSYTLRQQNPVGYTVPIHHPVINQVFSSNRAVIISPNCPVARLRPHTGKYIAGSVVAVRVPLLHLSNFQIYDWPEVSTRNYALMVLMIPSDSARQWHVHELELVEVVADQVAVALSHAAILEESMRARDLLMEQNIALDLARREAETAIRARNDFLAVMNHEMRTPMHAIIALSSLLQETELTSEQRLMVETILKSSNLLATLINDVLDLSRLEDGSFQLEAATFNLHSLFREVLNLIKPVASVKKLSLTLHLASDLPVYTIGDEKRLMQTMLNVVGNAVKFSKEGSISITAFVAKPESFRDIRTPDFLPVPSDGYFYLRVQVKDSGSGINPQDIPTLFTKFAQNQSPAAKSSAGNGLGLAISKRFVNLMEGDIWIESEGIGKGCTVTFVVKLGIPDRSNEFKLPFAPKVPVNHGSANFAGLKVLVMDDNGVSRTATKGLLVHLGCDVTSVSSSEECLRAVPAEHKVIFMDVSTGLDGYELVVRVKERFPKRQDRPLIVALTGNTSKVTKENCMRVGMDGLILKPVSVDKMRGVLSELLERGVLFETV; encoded by the exons ATGGAATCCTGCAATTGTATTGATCCGCAATGGCCAGCTGATGAATTGTTGATGAGATACCAGTATATCTCAGATTTCTTCATTGCCCTTGCTTATTTCTCGATCCCTCTCGAGCTTATCTACTTTGTTAAGAAATCAGCAGTGTTTCCATATAGATGGGTCCTTGTTCAGTTTGGTGCTTTCATAGTTTTATGTGGAGCAACACATCTAATTAATTTGTGGACCTTCACAATCCATTCAAGAACTGTGGCAGTTGTAATGACCATTGCTAAAATTTTAACCGCTGTGGTGTCATGTGCCACCGCCCTTATGCTTGTACATATTATTCCTGATTTATTAAGTGCTAAGACTAGAGAAATGTTTTTGAAGAACAAGGCTGCTGAGCTTGATAGAGAAGTTGGCCTGATTCGGACGCAGGAAGAAACTGGTCGACATGTTAGGATGTTGACTCATGAGATTAGAAGCACACTTGACAGACACACAATACTGAAAACGACTCTTGTTGAACTGGGTAGAACTTTAGGACTGGAGGAGTGTGCCTTATGGATGCCGACACGTACGGGGTTGGAGCTTCAACTGTCATACACGTTGCGGCAGCAGAATCCAGTTGGATATACAGTACCCATTCATCATCCTGTGATCAACCAAGTATTTAGCAGCAACCGTGCGGTAATAATTTCACCTAATTGTCCTGTTGCCAGATTGCGACCTCACACTGGAAAATACATAGCTGGGTCAGTAGTAGCTGTTCGGGTTCCTCTCCTACATCTTTCTAATTTCCAAATATATGATTGGCCTGAGGTTTCAACTAGAAACTATGCACTGATGGTATTGATGATTCCATCAGATAGTGCCAGGCAATGGCACGTGCATGAGTTAGAGCTGGTTGAGGTAGTTGCTGATCAG GTAGCCGTTGCTCTTTCGCATGCTGCAATCTTAGAAGAATCAATGAGGGCAAGGGATCTGCTAATGGAGCAGAATATTGCACTTGATCTGgcaagaagagaagcagaaaCTGCAATTCGGGCTCGCAATGATTTTTTGGCTGTTATGAATCACGAGATGAGAACTCCCATGCATGCAATTATTGCACTATCTTCATTGTTACAGGAAACAGAGCTGACTTCTGAGCAGCGACTGATGGTGGAGACAATATTGAAAAGCAGCAATTTATTGGCTACTTTGATAAATGATGTTTTGGATCTTTCACGGCTTGAAGATGGCAGTTTTCAACTTGAAGCAGCAACATTTAATCTCCATTCATTGTTTAGAGAG GTCCTTAACCTGATTAAGCCTGTTGCATCTGTTAAAAAGTTGTCACTCACTTTACATTTAGCATCAGATTTGCCAGTGTATACCATTGGTGATGAAAAGCGTCTGATGCAAACTATGCTGAATGTTGTTGGTAATGCCGTGAAATTCTCAAAAGAGGGCAGCATTTCCATCACTGCTTTTGTTGCAAAGCCAGAATCCTTCAGGGATATCCGAACTCCTGACTTCCTACCAGTGCCAAGTGATGGCTACTTTTATTTGCGAGTACAG GTAAAAGATTCAGGATCAGGAATTAATCCACAAGATATCCCAACGTTATTCACTAAGTTTGCACAAAACCAATCACCAGCAGCAAAAAGTTCTGCTGGAAATGGACTTGGCCTTGCAATTAGTAAGAG GTTTGTAAATCTCATGGAAGGGGATATTTGGATTGAAAGCGAAGGTATTGGTAAAGGATGTACAGTTACCTTTGTCGTAAAACTTGGGATTCCAGACCGATCAAATGAATTTAAACTACCATTTGCACCTAAAGTTCCAGTAAACCATGGATCTGCAAACTTTGCAGGGCTCAAAGTACTTGTCATGGATGATAATGG GGTTAGCAGGACAGCAACAAAGGGACTTCTTGTGCATTTAGGATGTGATGTCACCTCTGTAAGCTCAAGCGAGGAATGCCTGCGTGCTGTTCCTGCAGAACACAAAGTGATCTTCATGGATGTTAGTACAGGGTTAGATGGTTATGAACTAGTGGTACGAGTAAAAGAGAGGTTTCCGAAACGCCAAGATAGACCACTAATAGTTGCTCTTACGGGAAACACCAGCAAGGTGACAAAAGAGAACTGTATGAGAGTTGGTATGGATGGCCTTATATTGAAACCTGTTTCTGTTGACAAAATGAGGGGTGTTTTATCAGAACTCTTGGAGCGGGGAGTTCTATTTGAAACTGTTTAA